The Clostridia bacterium genome has a window encoding:
- the rny gene encoding ribonuclease Y encodes MQWYIALAIGLVAGGVIFGAIAWRLGFNYRKKSAEQQLGYAEDEAKRIINEALKTAESKKKEAVIEAKEEIIKNRNEADRELRERRSEVQRQEKRIVQKEESLDKKIEQFERKEESLNAKLANLDAKNAEVEQVKKAQLEMLERISGYSTDKAKEYLLQTLEDKLVHEKAVRISAYEENLRDEQESLAREVLSVAVQKMASDYVAETAVSVVPLPNDDMKGRIIGREGRNIRAIETLTGVDIIIDDTPEAITISCFEPVRREIARQSLEKLISDGRIHPARIEETVEKARRDVEATIKQEGEKTVMDLGLHGIHPEIVKLIGRLRYRTSYGQNVLKHSIEVANISAALAAEMGSDVTLAKRAGLLHDIGKALDHEFEGSHIQLGVDFAKKHRESDEVVHAIAAHHGDVEAKTVTAFIVQAADAISAARPGARRENLENYIKRLERLEELTSSFKGVEKTFAIQAGREVRVMVRPEDISDDQMTLLAREIAAKIEEELEYPGQIKVNVVRESRAVDYAK; translated from the coding sequence TAGCACTGGCAATCGGTCTGGTCGCCGGCGGCGTCATATTCGGCGCCATCGCGTGGCGGCTGGGTTTCAACTACCGCAAGAAGAGCGCCGAGCAGCAGCTCGGCTACGCAGAAGACGAAGCCAAGCGCATCATCAACGAGGCGCTCAAGACCGCGGAGAGCAAAAAGAAGGAAGCGGTCATAGAGGCCAAAGAAGAGATCATTAAGAACAGAAACGAAGCCGACAGAGAGCTCCGCGAAAGAAGAAGCGAAGTTCAGCGGCAGGAAAAGCGCATCGTTCAGAAGGAAGAATCCCTTGACAAAAAGATAGAGCAGTTCGAGCGCAAGGAGGAATCCCTCAACGCCAAGCTCGCCAATCTCGACGCAAAGAACGCCGAGGTCGAGCAGGTCAAGAAAGCACAGCTCGAAATGCTCGAGCGCATCAGCGGCTATTCCACCGATAAGGCGAAGGAATACCTGCTGCAGACGCTCGAAGACAAGCTCGTTCACGAGAAGGCCGTCCGCATCAGCGCGTACGAGGAGAACCTGCGCGACGAGCAGGAGTCCCTCGCCCGCGAGGTGCTTTCCGTAGCGGTGCAGAAGATGGCGTCCGACTACGTAGCCGAGACCGCCGTCTCCGTCGTGCCGCTTCCCAACGACGACATGAAGGGCCGCATCATCGGCCGCGAGGGCCGCAACATCCGCGCCATCGAAACGCTGACCGGCGTCGACATCATCATCGACGACACGCCCGAGGCGATAACCATTTCCTGCTTCGAGCCGGTGCGCAGAGAGATCGCGCGCCAGTCGCTCGAGAAGCTCATCTCCGACGGCCGCATCCATCCCGCCCGCATCGAAGAGACGGTCGAGAAGGCGCGCCGCGACGTTGAAGCCACCATCAAGCAGGAGGGCGAGAAGACCGTTATGGACCTCGGCCTCCACGGCATACATCCCGAGATCGTCAAGCTCATCGGCCGCCTGCGCTACCGCACCAGCTACGGCCAGAACGTGCTGAAGCACTCCATCGAGGTCGCCAACATCTCCGCCGCGCTCGCTGCGGAAATGGGCAGCGACGTCACGCTCGCCAAGCGCGCCGGCCTGCTGCACGACATCGGCAAGGCGCTCGACCACGAGTTCGAGGGCTCCCACATCCAGCTCGGCGTTGACTTCGCCAAGAAGCACCGCGAGAGCGACGAGGTCGTCCACGCCATCGCCGCCCACCACGGCGACGTTGAGGCGAAGACCGTCACGGCGTTCATCGTTCAGGCCGCGGACGCGATTTCCGCCGCCAGACCCGGAGCGCGACGCGAGAACCTCGAGAACTACATCAAGCGTCTTGAACGCCTCGAGGAGCTCACCTCCTCCTTCAAGGGCGTTGAAAAGACCTTCGCCATCCAGGCCGGACGCGAAGTGCGCGTTATGGTACGCCCCGAGGATATCAGCGACGATCAGATGACGCTGCTCGCCCGCGAGATAGCCGCCAAGATCGAGGAAGAGCTGGAGTATCCCGGCCAGATCAAGGTCAACGTCGTGCGCGAAAGCCGCGCAGTCGACTACGCGAAATAA
- a CDS encoding zinc-ribbon domain-containing protein: MIMRECPFCGNELPDRSRVCIYCGGALGNADDAGAAARKHRQIVLTLAAVGVFVVLVAVFSLLATVTSDGDGGGNFVPGGYVFSSHTVSGGQIESDDESSVRSESSRESAGSSSSRRRRSSSSSGNGAGNDGSEAQTSSSSDVPDSSYSSEPDIPSSSEAQQDSSSSAEPPPESSSAETPPDPPESSDSGFQPPPDD; encoded by the coding sequence GTGATAATGCGAGAATGCCCCTTCTGCGGGAACGAGCTTCCCGACAGGAGCCGTGTGTGTATATACTGCGGCGGCGCGCTCGGTAACGCCGACGACGCCGGCGCGGCCGCGAGAAAACACCGCCAGATAGTTCTTACGCTGGCGGCGGTGGGCGTATTCGTCGTGCTCGTGGCGGTCTTCTCGCTGCTCGCCACCGTCACTTCGGACGGCGACGGCGGCGGCAACTTCGTCCCCGGCGGCTACGTTTTCTCGAGCCACACCGTCAGCGGCGGACAGATCGAAAGCGACGACGAAAGCAGCGTCCGAAGCGAAAGCAGCAGGGAAAGCGCCGGCTCGTCCTCTTCGCGCAGAAGAAGGAGCTCGAGCAGCTCCGGAAACGGCGCGGGGAACGACGGAAGCGAAGCGCAGACAAGCTCCTCCTCCGACGTTCCGGACAGCAGCTACAGCTCCGAGCCGGATATCCCGTCCTCCTCCGAGGCGCAGCAGGACAGCTCCTCCTCCGCCGAGCCCCCGCCGGAGAGCTCCTCCGCGGAGACGCCTCCCGATCCTCCGGAATCATCCGACAGCGGCTTCCAGCCCCCGCCGGACGATTAA
- the mtaB gene encoding tRNA (N(6)-L-threonylcarbamoyladenosine(37)-C(2))-methylthiotransferase MtaB — MKYKIVTLGCKANQYDSAYMSRLLTAAGHAAVNESPELCIINSCTVTAVADGKSGKALRRARRENPDAVIVLTGCMAQTREDAAAAFPEADMIIGITEQRDIVRLLDEHLKKGGRSVLVGENNGGVSSFIEAFPAHSRAFLKIEDGCDNFCAYCVIPYARGRVRSKPEAAVLDEIATLTDGGYNELVLTGINMSAYGKDFGGSFLGLLNKIGEQGKAKRVRVSSIDPNLLTDGFIEAAGKMDFLCPHFHLSLQSGCDATLARMGRRYTTEFLTSAAEKLRAAIPNVQFTGDVIVGFPGETDEEFAATCEFVRRLRPLDLHVFPYSRRKGTRAASMPDQVPQEVKRLRSEKLIALVNSIRAEVIAEAEKRPLSVLFETEKDGAFEGFSREYIPVKRRGNYRCGEVFDVEPEA; from the coding sequence ATGAAGTACAAGATCGTCACTCTCGGCTGCAAGGCGAATCAGTACGACAGCGCGTATATGTCCCGGCTGCTCACCGCGGCGGGACACGCTGCCGTGAACGAGTCGCCGGAGCTTTGCATAATCAACTCCTGCACCGTGACCGCCGTCGCGGACGGCAAGAGCGGCAAGGCGCTGCGCCGCGCCCGCCGCGAAAACCCCGACGCCGTCATTGTGCTGACCGGCTGTATGGCGCAGACGCGCGAGGACGCCGCCGCGGCGTTCCCGGAAGCCGATATGATAATCGGAATAACCGAACAGCGCGACATAGTCCGCCTGCTCGATGAGCATTTGAAAAAGGGCGGCAGAAGCGTCCTCGTCGGCGAGAACAACGGCGGCGTTTCTTCGTTTATAGAAGCGTTTCCCGCGCACTCCCGCGCCTTTCTGAAGATCGAGGACGGCTGCGACAACTTCTGCGCCTACTGCGTGATACCCTACGCGCGCGGACGCGTGCGCTCAAAGCCGGAGGCGGCGGTGCTCGACGAGATCGCCACGCTGACCGACGGCGGCTATAACGAGCTGGTGCTGACAGGCATAAATATGTCCGCCTACGGCAAGGACTTCGGCGGCAGTTTCCTCGGGCTGCTGAATAAGATAGGGGAGCAGGGGAAGGCGAAGCGCGTGCGCGTTTCGTCGATAGACCCGAACCTGCTGACAGACGGGTTCATCGAAGCAGCGGGGAAGATGGACTTCCTCTGTCCGCACTTCCACCTTTCGCTGCAGAGCGGATGCGACGCGACGCTCGCCCGTATGGGCAGGCGTTATACGACGGAGTTTCTCACCTCGGCGGCGGAGAAGCTCCGCGCCGCGATCCCGAACGTGCAGTTCACCGGCGACGTGATCGTCGGCTTCCCCGGCGAGACGGATGAGGAGTTCGCGGCGACCTGCGAATTCGTCAGGCGCCTGCGCCCGCTCGACCTGCACGTCTTTCCGTATTCGCGCCGCAAGGGGACCCGCGCCGCGTCGATGCCCGATCAGGTGCCGCAGGAGGTCAAGCGCCTGCGGAGCGAAAAGCTCATCGCGCTCGTGAATTCTATCCGCGCGGAAGTCATAGCGGAAGCGGAGAAGCGCCCCTTGAGCGTGCTTTTCGAGACGGAAAAGGACGGCGCTTTCGAGGGCTTCTCCCGAGAGTATATCCCCGTGAAGCGTCGCGGTAACTACCGCTGCGGCGAGGTCTTCGACGTTGAGCCGGAAGCGTGA
- a CDS encoding HPr family phosphocarrier protein, whose amino-acid sequence MKIALTTINDVKNFVDAVSRCDFAIDLSSGRYTVDGKSIMGIFSLDLSKPISLLAYTDDPSFAESMTPFTVE is encoded by the coding sequence ATGAAAATCGCCCTGACCACCATCAACGACGTGAAGAACTTCGTCGACGCCGTGAGCCGCTGCGATTTCGCCATAGACCTTTCCAGCGGACGCTACACCGTGGACGGCAAGTCGATCATGGGGATATTCAGTCTCGACCTTTCCAAACCGATCTCGCTGCTGGCTTACACCGACGACCCGTCGTTCGCGGAAAGCATGACTCCCTTCACGGTCGAATAG